Within Garra rufa chromosome 9, GarRuf1.0, whole genome shotgun sequence, the genomic segment GCATTTCCTGTTGACATTACCGACATTTTTGGCCAGTGTCCTCCAAATATTATAATTGCCCTTTCTTTCCTGTGAGTTACTGTGGTCTCATTTCCTTATGATACCAGATGCAAATGAGAAGATATCTTCATGGCTGGGAGAGCTAGGAGGCAGAGACTGTATTTAATTATGTTTGAGATCACATACTGTAGACAGACCATGTTCCAATTTAGAGTTTGTAACGACTAACAGTCAATTTCAGATGCTCTTTTTACTAATGAATGCAACCGTGACTGCATGGAGCCCCCAAAGAAAATAACCTTTGTATCACAGTCCAACCTCATAGAAACACATGGACACATGATAAGTAATGCTGTGTAATGCAACACTCAAAATTTCAACATTGAGCAACAGTCCTCTATTCTGGGTTCAGTAGAAATTATGTTCAGTCAAAAGCATTTGAAGCACAATGTCAGTTACCACAAACACAAAggttgattttatttaaataactaatttaaaaatacataatacaaaaaaaatcaaggttgcttttttttaaaaataactaatttaaaatacataaaaaaacaagGTTAGGTGTTTCTGAGCAGTGCTAAAATTGCACTTTTTTGTAAAAAGTGGTAAAATTGCGctttttctgttaaaaaaaaaaacttttacagaCTAGCCTCATTTACTTTTACTCTAAGTGCCTTTTTAAGATTGATATTTTATTAAAGAGAAGGTGAGGCGGGTCAAAAATAATAGCTGTTATCAACATTATTCCACAACCAGAttgagcttaaagggatagttcacatgaaaaataaaattctgtcattaattactcaccctcatgtcgttccaaacccgtaagacctttgttcatctttgttcacacaaattaagatatttttgatgaaatccaaaaacCTTCTGTCACAGGGTGCAAATTAAACAGTGACCAATGAGATTGATTAACACATTAATTAAAGATAAAGTTATTGTTAAAGATAATTTAAAGTCATCATTGTGTTAAATTAGAAAAGCACTGAATATACATTACAAAAAAAGTAGCTTtattaagaaatattttaattcaacgcacaaaaatacaaataaatactgaaatatgaaattatttatttaaaaaaaaaaaagaaacaatattctaaatataaaactaaaagcgCCAGTTGGTGGTAAATCACTGTCTTAGGGTCAGAAAGTTAtaggatttcatctaaaatattttaatttgtgatgaatgaaagtcttgtgggtttggaacgacatgagggtgagcaattaatgacagaattttcatttttgggtgaactatccctttaatttgtactgaatgtgaaatattcctttaaaccCACAAAAGTTCTGTGTCATTAAATAAATATCTGCACATCTGTCATTTTAACACACCAATCCCATGCATACCTGCACCATGTGTGCTTATTTAGATCTGGGTCAACATCTCATTCAAAACATCCTTTTGAAAACAATCATCTGGATTCCATTTCTCACGCTTCCAAAGCATAACCCACACACTCTATTCACGAGAGGCACGTTAAGGGTGGCTCAGACTGCAGGTAGGCACATGCAGTTATAATTATAAATGACAAAGAACTAAGTCTCTCAGCTCTCAGCCAGTAGAGCAGGAGTAATGAGGAGCTACTGTACGTGATGTATTGCTGATCATGCAGGATTGGAGTCATGCCGTGACTGCGCCCCTTAAGTCTTAACCCAAGTGTGGTAGCTCTAATGTGGATTCGAGGGCTCCGCTGATCTATTAACGTCATCATAAATAATCTCCATGTGCTTATTGCTGGTGGGTTTCACAGAGATGCTAACTGCATGTGATAACTGTATTCGATGTATCATTCAAGATTCTGAAAGTAATATATGTCACACAAGTAAGCTTTTTAGAGCAtatgaaaaaaacaaaagctCACTCTGTTTATGGAAATTCCACTTGGTGAATTTACAAACAACAAACACATATTTCCTTTTTGATTTATAGCAGAACAGTGCTGATTCAGTGTAACAAAGTGTTTTTGAGATACTTGGCCAGACCGTCGCAGTTATTCCGCTGTTGCGCAACTTACTTCCAGTCAGGCCTTGGCCTCAAAACACACAGGAGGTAAATTCAAGCAAACATGTGCctttcaacacacacacacacacacacacacagagagagagagagttacaGTTGCTCTGGAATTTCCACATAGACTTTATCCATTACCAAAACAACCTCTCTCTTTTCCCAAATCTACACCCCCACTGAGCTGTGGGCAGGTCACAGGCTCATAAATACAAGCCTCTCACACACATGTGCTTATAAACAGACCCATACAGGCGAGAAACAGCCTCAGTCCTGCAATGAAATGCCAGTGGATAAAAGAGAAATTGCAGAAGAGCTAAAGAAAAAGAGTAAAAGCTGGTTTTGATGATCACACCGCATTGCCAAACAGCTTTTGGGGATATGACGACAGTTACTGGCACAGACAATTCAGAAATTCTGCAATAAAATCACACTGCTAGTCAGCAATTTCAACAATCAGCATTTGATTCTACAAGACATCTGTGGATTTTCAAGAGACCGGTGCACAAATTCCTGAAAAATAAATTTCTTGCATCGGTGAGTATTTGTTGATTCTttctgatttaatttaatttgatttaattgtcccactttatattaggtggccttaactactatatacagttgaggtcataagtttacatacaccttgcagagtctgcaaaatgttaattattttagagggatgatacaaaatgcatgtttttttttagtactcATCTGAATAagagctattacagaaggttcaaacactcactgatgcttcaaaaggaaaacgtgcattaagagccaggagttgtaaccttttgaacagaatgaagatgtgtacatttttcatattttactgaaatatcttttcttttctttttttcatttagtactgcccttcagaagctacagaatatagcTGCATGtttttcagaagacaaaataagttcaatttacccttatcttcagtttccaaaagttttcatcccccggctgttttttctttttgaagcaccagtgagtgtttgaaccttctgtaatagttgcatatgagtctctcagttgtcctcagtgtaaaaagatggatctcaaaatcatacagtcattgtttgtaagggttcaaatgcacaaaaatgctgaaaaaccaaagaatttgtaggacatgaagaatttttctgaagctaagcgggcagttttactgttcaggacaagcaagggactcatgaacaactatcacttaacaaaaaaacacagctgtggaataattcaggtaacaacattaagaatcaagcttatgtaaactttttaactgggtcatttttataaattcaactattattttcttttgtggattatatgtaatctcttttatgtgaaatatcgtattcgggtaagtaataaataaaaatgaacatgcattttatatgatccctcttatttaggtaaaataaataccattttgcagattctgcaaagtatgtaaactttttgactTCAACTTAAACTacgtacatttaaattaatcatttgatacaatgcaaTTATTGTGTACATATGTTTTtgcattgtacttatatttaaaaaaaatacctgCATGTAATTAAATCTGTAACTAATttttgtaattacatttataattaaactgttgttgacccatcccttacacttAACCCACCTTTAAATctactcataccaccaaacctgtccctaaccttacctgtaagcattttgcaatacaatattacCACAGTAAGTACACTGCTCTTATTCTCTGATGTAAGTTCATAGcaattaaggccacctaatattaAGTGGgaccaatttaatttaatttgctgATTCTTTGAAtctttcaaagtttttttttttttttgtattatttaggTTTTAGTTTTGCCTTTAGGTTGTAATCAGTGTATTTTGCAATATATCAGCCTATGTACTTTTAAAGTAGCAAAATAAACCATAAATTAACTGGTGCACCCAAATGTAGTGTGTGCAGACCATAATTAAATTTGATTACACCATTATCGCCTGTGGTGGCTCAAAAAACAAGCATTTAAATCACTCAAGCAGAAATATAATCATCTACAGCCACAGCACTTGTACCAAATCTGAAATGAAAAGTGTAAATAGTGTTCTTTTAGTGCACTTTGTAACAGCCattacttaattgtttaaatGAACTTTACTTATTTTATGGTGCATGGTGTCGTCTCTTCATTTTTAGAAATGAATTCAGATTCGGTTGCAATGACAGATCTCAATGGAGCGAAGAATAAACCGGAGAAGGTGTGCATCTTTGGAACAGGTGATTTTGGACGCTCGCTGGGGCTCTGTTTGCTCCAGTCGGGATACAGTGTTGTATATGGATCCCGGAGCCCTAAAAACTCTCTGTTGCTGCCTAAGGGGTCAAAAGTCATGAGTCATGCAGCAGCAGCTTGTGAAGCTCATGTGATATTCGTGGCTGTGCAGAGGGAGCACTATGGATTTTTGAGCTCCCTGGCTTCAGATCTTGAGGGAAAGGTGCTGGTAGACGTCAGCAATAATCTCAGGAGGGGTCTGTACCCAGAATCCAATGCAGAATACCTGAGCAGGCTGGTTCCAGGGGCGACGATAGTCAAAGCCTTCAACACCATCTCTGCCTGGGCACTGCAGTCTGGAGGACTAGATGCCAACAGAcaggtaaaacacacacacacaaacaaaaacacaattcAGTCAGGTGGACAGAATGTACTAACAGGCAGATAAAACATGTAAATAAATCTAAACAAGTGAGATTTTTACATGCTTTCACAAATTTACAACACATTTTGTTCAGACGACGCAATCAAAGAACTAAAATTAATGAGAGAAAATGATTAAGACAGAAATTCTCATGCATCAATCCCCAAATTTTGCAAAACGTTGTTAATCATTTAAGCAACAAGGGGCACGGCGAAGCAGTTTTGAACAGAGCTGTTTAAAATTTAATGAATCTAGCTTAGCAGAACGTCTCACAAAACAGCCTTGAATGCAGGTGTTTGTATGAGCATTTGTCATTATAGTATGAACAAAAAGACAAATCAGACATGATAAATGGCATACCGCTGCACTTCATATTTATTGTACTTCATCTGTACTGTAAGGCAGCTGGATGACATATCATACAACAAAAACGTACAGCGTCTTTACACAGTACAAAAGAGCCATTAATGCATGTATAAATGTCTGTGTCCATGTCACAATGTTCTGTTTTAGCAGTTCATTGTTCGTGAAATGAGGCAAGAGCCTCTCTCTTAGCGATGGAGTCTTTTTGTATTAAAGTCATATTTACATCAGCAGGTGGTGGTTGAGAAACTGGCCAGATGGAATCTGAGCTCTGGCAAACTATTATTATCGCTATGTTAGTGCGTATGTTCTTTGACACCTGTTTGTGTGTTTCTCAATTCAAATGAATAGTCACACCCGGCCAAGCATTTGTTATTATTTCTCATTTTGATTataatttcttgttcttttcttttttttttttctaaaggccAACTGTGACAACATATTGTATTGTTCAGGCTCAGACTGCACATTGCTGTGAACCAAATGTAATTCCCAGAGGATATTTCACTGCTGTCTATAACTATTAAAGAAGCATTTTGTTTCAAAGGGTTGTGTAGGTCAACAGAATATCAACTTGTTAGAGCAAGTCAAAAACAAGCAAACCACTTGAAAATAATTTGCTGCATGAGTAGCTTTTGTGCTGACACTTCAAGGTTCTATTCGTTAACATTACTTAATGCTTTAGGGTATCATGAACTATGAATGACATTTTGCACTGCAGTTATTTATTTAGGTTActgtttataatttaaataaagatTAAATGTGCACTACAATTTTGTGGGTATAAAATAACTGCCTTTACCCCGATTCACTACAACAAGCCTACAATAATGATATTTTGGCAAACTAAATTTAATAGGTGGTAACACGTACAAgccgtattaattaaaatattagcctaatatttcatctacctgatcggaaattataagaacaaaaacaaatgtagtcaagattcttgccttggaaaACCTGGTTCAGATTGGCCAAACCACAAACGCATTTTCCTacattttttgcactcttctccttgatctGTTATAACtattggcagtctatagtactaaaaaaaaattttcCAGTCCGACCGATAATTATAGCCCAAAACATGACGAAAAATTTTCACTTTCAGCCGCAATAATGAGCAAAATGCGCGAGTTTCATtcagtttagtggcattgtttacattcagtgcctgatttagtatttttttgcatgtttgtcacactttaaaggataactgttgccaaaatgcaacctgggctgttttttttttttttttactgtaaacgagacaaacttatatctaaaagcataattatgacaaacgagccgtttttgagattgaccgtgatttagttttgtggtcagtggccggtgaatggtagaactaggggcatagttttgagcgcatcaaaatccatatttttacaacactaagaaggctcgacacaccatgaaactttgctcgaagtatcgcctgggtctctacacatgaactcaagcattgagaacattgttcgtgtacacagagtttactaaaaagaacgtttttgaacaactaACTTTCACTGTTAGAGTCTCCGCGCGCgcccgtcttgccagtcaagaggtatcgatctccgaatgcgacgtaatactgaggagagtaaagatggatagctcctaaagcatgtttccatataaatgcacagcaaattcgttgttttgtcgcaagtgaaaaacaatattaaccttctagttgtaaaaagagcctcatataagaaacattaatatataagaatctcacattcggagatcgacacctcttgactggcaagacgggcGCGAGTGGAGACTCAAACAGTGacagtgagttgttcaaaaacattctttttagtaaactctgtgtacacgaacaatgttctcaatgctcgagttcatgtgtagagacccaggcgatacttcgagcaaagtttcatggtgtgtcgagccttcttagtatTGTAAAACTATGCCCCTAGTTctaccattcaccggccactgatcacaaaactaaatcacggtcaatcttaaaaaacggctcgtttgtcataattatgcttttagatataaatttgtctcgtttacagtaaaaaaaacagcccaggttgcattttggcaacagttatcctttaatgtttcagatcatcaaacaaatttaaatattaatcaaaaacaacacaagtaaacacaacatgcagttttttaattaagttttttttttatgaaggtaaaaaaaaaatccaaacccacatggccctgtgtgaagaacacccccccccccccacccccttcacttaaataggacctgcctgacaaagtgaagtagaccaaaagatcctcaaaatcTACACATCATAttaagatccaaagaaattcaggaacaaatgagaaagaaagtaattgagatctatcagtctagAAAAATGTATagagccatttctaaagctttgggactccagcgaaccacaatgagagccattatccacaaatggcaaaaacatgaaacagtggtgaaccttcctaggagtggccggccgaccaaaattaccccaagagtgcagcgacgactcatccaagaggtcacaaaagaccccacaacaacatctaaagaactgcaggcctcacATGACTGTACCATAAGAAAGAgtctgggcaaaaatggcctgcatggcagagtttcaagacaaaaaccgctgctgagcaaaatgaacataaaggctcgtctcagttttgccagaacacatcttgatgatccccaagacttttgggaaaatactctgtggacttacgagacaaaagttgaactttttggaaggtgtgtgtcccattacatctggcgtaaaagtaacacagcatttcataaAAAGAACATcaaaccaacagtaaaatatggtggtggtggtagtgtgatggtctggggctgttttgctgcttctgaacctggaagacttgctgtgatcaatggaaccatgaattctgctgtctaccaaaaaatcctgaaggacaatgtccggccatctgttcgcgacctcaagctgaagcgaacttgggttctgcagcaggacaatgatccaaaacacaccagcaaatccacctctgaatggctgaagaaaaacaaaatgaagactttggagtggcctagtcaaagtcctgacctgaatcctattgagatgctgtggcatgaccttaaaaaggcggttcatgctcgaaaaccctccaatgtggctgaattacaacaattctgcccagatgagtgggccaaaattcctgcacagcgctgtaacagactcattgcaagttatcacaaacgctTGATTGTAGTTGTTGTTGCTTAGGGTGGcctaaccagttattaagtttagggggcaaacactttttcacacagggccatgtgggtttggattttgttttcccttcataataaaaaaaacttcattcaaaaactgcatgttttgtttacttgtgttatctttgattaatatttaaattagtttgatgatctgaaacattaaagtgtaacaaatatgcaaaaaaatataaaatcaggTAAGTATAAGTGTAATATCAGTCTGATGTGAATTAAATCTGTTTTCTATAACACATtaaattgcatattttttttattaggtaCTTATCTGTGGAGACCGTGCTGATGCTAAACAGCAAGTGACGGACATTGCTCAAAGTCTCGGTTTCACTGCCCTGGACAGAGGCTCCCTCCGAGCGGCTGCTGAGTTAGAAGATCTGCCCTTGCAACTCTTCCCTCTCTGGAGACTTCCTCTAAACATTGCCATTTGTTTAACAGCTTTCATATTCTTCTACGTGCTCACAAGAGATGTTATCTATGAGCGTGTTACCAGTGGTAAAGACATCGCTTTTCGCATTATGATCTCGCTGGCCAACAAGGCCTTTCCTATCGTCTCTCTGGTGATGCTGTCCCTCTGTTACCTGCCGGGCGCACTGGCTGGATTCCTTCAGCTTTATAACGGAACTAAGTACCGTCGCTTCCCTGACTGGTTGGATCGCTGGATGTTGTGCAGGAAGCAGCTGGGTCTGGTAGCGCTGGCCTTCGGTTTTCTACATGTTCTCTACACTTTAGTTATACCCATCAGATACTTTGTACGCTACAAGTATAATGCCTATGTTATATCACTGGTAAGTTGAATACTTTAAAAAATTTTCTTCTAATATAGGCATTTTATTTACCACTAAACAGCtctttaaaaaatatgatatcaaAATGATCTTTCCTGAAATCAAAACTAACATCTTTCCTTATTTACTTTCCAAATAGGcctacatacagttgaggtcaaaagtttacaccccccttttagagtctgtaaaatgttaattattttaccaaaataagagggatgcaaaatgcatgttattgtttatttagtactgacctgaataagatatttcacataaaatatgtttacatatagtccacaagagaaaaatagttacatttacctgttcaaaagtttacatccccttgatttttaatactgtgttcttacctaaatggtccacagctgtttttctgtttagtgatagttgtttgatAGTTGAgttccttatttgtcctgaacagttaaaatgcctgctgttcttcagaaaaatccttcaggtccaacaaattatttggttttccagcatttttgtgtatttgaacctttccaacaatgattgtatgattttgagatccatcttttcacactgaggacaactgagggactcatatgcaactattacagaacgttcaaacgctcactgatgcgccagaaggaaaaattatgctttaagagccggggggtgaaaacttttgaacagaatggagctgtgtacattttcttattttgcctaaatatcatgttttttcatttcattaagtactgcccttcagaagctacagaagatatatacatttcccagaagacaaaactaattttagcaaaataatgaacattttgcagattttgaaagggggatgtaaaatGTTCACCTTGGGTTATTACTGATGATGTTACTGTGAAAAgtgctctttctttctttctttctttctttctttctttctttctttctttctttctttacaaaaaaatactCTCATAAACTTAAAAGGTGCAGTATTGTAAcgggtgtttttggttttgttttggggttttgtttcatgttcatgttttcatgtcttttatgtaatcatttcatgctgttgtgtcttgcttcccttccctcatgtattcctgccattggtccctttgttccatgtgtcttgttctgattggttgctatggtcttgttccttgtttttcattggtttgttTGTATCATGTGATCCTccttgtctagtataaatagcccttgtgttttaaTGGTCCTGGTCGCGTATTCTGTAACAATTAGTCCACTGAAGcggcgagatgtgatgaacccaagtgcagtttatttacagtgacgataatccataatccaaacaaacaatccaaacgtgaaatccaaacaacaaacgcaatccaaacaatgacgagactagacttgacttgacttggcatgaaacagacttgacttgatacagacttgacataaacttgacttaaacagacttgacttggcttgaacagacttggtttgaaacagacttgaaatagacaaacactcaccaaacagcagaattacaacttcaatacttcaatacgcgaccaggaccattaaaacacaagggctatttatactagacaaggAGGATCACATGATACAaacaaaccaatgaaaaacaaggaacaagaccatagcaaccaatcagaacaagacacatggaacaaagggaccaatggcaggaatacatgagggaagggaagcaagacacaacagcatgaaatgattacataaaagacatgaaaacatgaacatgaaacaaaaccccaaaacaaaaccaaaaacacccgTTACAAGTAtgcatggaagcctgtttctgccactaaaatttttaaaaggtaattgtgacattttatctcacaattctgaattttttctcagaattgctagtttacatctcataaaaatcatttttactgagaactgtgagtttatatctttatatcacTTTTTAAGATCCAACAAATTCCATAATTCATCAAATTTAAGTCCCGCCctcatttttttcttgtttaagatCCTGTTTCACCAATAAATAACGTCACATTACTAAAGTATATTGAGTTGCAAATGATGTTGGATGACTTTACAGCTCCTAGTTTACTACAGGCTACATTAAAGCTGTAAGAAAATGGTGTGCACATCTGCCCAGATGAaaacaaagacacacacacatacacaaacacacacacaacttaaagaACTCATGCTGTTTTGCAGGTAAAAGATAATAAAACCTATGAGTTTGACAACACGGCAGCCTGGCGTATTGACTCCTACTATTCCATGGGAATTCTTGGATTTGGACTGTTTGTCCTGCTAGGAATTACATCGCTTCCATCTGTGAGCAACTCTCTAAACTGGAGGGAGTTCCGTTTTGTACAGGTATTACTTTGACAGTCTGTGGAAATTCATCAATTTGAGTGTTACTGGAGAGGATTTTACTAattagtttagaaagctttatatAATATGGACAATGTTGTTTTTGTCTGGACTGAGAGCTGAAATACATCTATTAGTATATAAATACAGTATTGGTCAGAACAAATGTATCCAGAAGGTTTTTTAAATTCAATTGTTGAAATTTTCATAAAATTTCTAAGATTCTAAGGAGCACATTGACAAAGGTGTTtgataaaattatttttctttctttcttttacagTCCAATCTGGGCTACATCACCCTGCTGCTCTGTACCGCTCACACAGTTCTGTATGGCTGGAATAAATTTCTGAATCCTAAATCATATAGGTGGTGGATGCCTCCAGCGTACATGTTGTCTCTGGTGGTCCCCTGCGTGGTTCTGATTCTAAAGCTAATCCTGATCACTCCATGTGTGGACCGCAAGGTCACCCGTATACGTCAAGGCTGGGAGAGACAGGGCAAAACCTCCGCAAACGGCAGTGACACAAAGATAACCCAACAACTCATGGCGTAGCCATCTTTAAAACTGTGTTGGACTTGCACTCAACTGCTGAAAgtgaaaaaagtgaaaaagtgcGGAGACCAAAGACTTAATTGAGCAacctgagacttgacttggactctaaaATTGGAGGCAACATACATACTTTAGGTCtacatatacatatgtgaccctagagtCTAGACCACAAAACTAGAAAGGGAACAATAGccaaagtacattgtatgggtcaaaattatcgatttttctttcatgccaaaaatcattaggatattaattaaagatcatgttccgaaTGTTCAAAttacctaccgtaaatatatcaaaacttaattttcgattagtaatatacattgctaagaacttaatttggacaactttaaagacaattttctcaatatttttttatttttttgcaccctcagattccagattttcaaatagttatatctcggtcaaatattgtcctatcctaacaaaccatacatcaatgaaaagcttttttatttagctaaaatgacccttatgactggttttgtggtccagagtcacatatactTTAGGTCTACAAGAAAGGAAAAATATTTCCTCAGAATACCAGCATTGATTAAACAGGAGGAAGTCCACAGGCGCAAAAACGATTTTTTGGGGTGAACGGTCTATTCCTTGCAAAAAGATAATTATATAACATTTGGACTTGGTTCtggtttttgatttatttaacaGCATAAGGACAGTTTAATCACTTTTTGTCATGTTAAGCCCTATTCGGACAAAACTAGTTTTCTAAACTACATGTAATTTCATTTCTTATCACCCAACGTATTTTATGTAGCAATTTGGATGGGACTAACATCTACGTGTTTATTATAGAGAATGGTGTGTTTTCTAGATGTGATGTAGTTGTCTGCGGCGCATATGTCtaatgaaatataatttttatttaaacattacaGAAGTATAGCACATGAGTTTATAAATGGCTGCATATAATAAACCCACGCCAACTAAGCAGAGAAATTAGCAGTTTCCATGATTTGGCTTTTCTTTTTGATTATATTATTTCACTTTTTGTTCAATTGTTTCAGGACTAGATTTCTAAGAGGACCATTGAGTTTGCTGAAAAAAGTAGGTAATTTGCTCCGGAATTTATACAGAGGTTGTGTGAGAAAAACACAGACTTGGCAGATTCGCACAGGGTTAAAATTGCAAAGTACATCTGTGAAACACAAATTTCTCTAATGTGTTCTTGGAAAACTAGTCCCGTCTGAATAGGgcttttgtctgtaaaaaaaaaaatattggccCATATTTTTCAGTGATTTCATCTGGAACAAAGCAAGTCGTTATTTTTACTCACTAAGTCACTAAGTTGATTCTTTTAGTAACATTAAGAAATGAAACACCACTATTCCACAACACACAATTCTGCTTTTGTTTCATCTGGATGTTATCTTGTTGGCAGAGCCTTAGACTTTAGACCTGATTTGGACTTGTGACAAAGACTTGAGAGCACATCTGCTCAAATGTATGGAAGCCCAGATGAAAGC encodes:
- the steap4 gene encoding metalloreductase STEAP4, which encodes MNSDSVAMTDLNGAKNKPEKVCIFGTGDFGRSLGLCLLQSGYSVVYGSRSPKNSLLLPKGSKVMSHAAAACEAHVIFVAVQREHYGFLSSLASDLEGKVLVDVSNNLRRGLYPESNAEYLSRLVPGATIVKAFNTISAWALQSGGLDANRQVLICGDRADAKQQVTDIAQSLGFTALDRGSLRAAAELEDLPLQLFPLWRLPLNIAICLTAFIFFYVLTRDVIYERVTSGKDIAFRIMISLANKAFPIVSLVMLSLCYLPGALAGFLQLYNGTKYRRFPDWLDRWMLCRKQLGLVALAFGFLHVLYTLVIPIRYFVRYKYNAYVISLVKDNKTYEFDNTAAWRIDSYYSMGILGFGLFVLLGITSLPSVSNSLNWREFRFVQSNLGYITLLLCTAHTVLYGWNKFLNPKSYRWWMPPAYMLSLVVPCVVLILKLILITPCVDRKVTRIRQGWERQGKTSANGSDTKITQQLMA